GCTTTCGGCTTGGATAAACGGCGTCAAGGTCGTTGTTGTCGGGCACTCCTGTACGCTTAAGCGCTTTGTCCATTTCCGTCACCCCGTTGTATTGAGTCAAGTCCAAAACGAATTTTCTCCCCTACAGGCCCGCTGCGCAGTTCGACAAGTTGCTCCCTCGCCGTCTGCAGGCGCTCGCTTACATCACTTGGGGCAAGGCCGATGTCTTTCGCGGCGGCGTAACCGGCGAGCAACCCCTCGACCATCGCGCTGCTCGCTTCTTCTATGCCGGCAACATCACCGGCGATGTAGATATGCGGGAGGCTGGTGCGCAAGTTTTCGTCTCGCCAGGCGACGTGCCCGCCGAGCTCGGGTATATAGACCATGCGGCAGTCGGCCTGCCACAGCAGGTCAGATAGAGGCGACAAGCCTACGGCTAAGCAGATGACGTCCACCGCGAGTCTCTGCTCTGTGCCTTTAATCGGCTGCCAGGCGGAGTCGAGCTGGCAGATTACTGCGCCTTCGACCGCCTCTTGGCCGTACGCTTCAAGAATAGTGTGCGAGGTTAGTATCGGCACACCGGCGCGCCTCACTTTTGACGCATGCACGAGATATCCGCCGATGTAAGGCGAGCCCTCGACAATCGCCTCGACCTTTACCCCTGCCTGCAAAAGCTGATAAGAGACAATTAGGCCGATGTTACCCGCACCCACCATAAGGACGCGCTGCCCGGGCTTAATGCCAAAGACGTTCATCAGTGTCTGCACGGCCCCGGCGCCATATACGCCAGGCAGATCGTTGCCCTTAAAGGCTAACATCTTTTCGCTCGCCCCGGTGGCCACGACAAACCGTTTGGCCCTGACTTTGCGGTATTCCCCTTGGCATTCCGCCGTCAGCACACTGTCGTCGTAAAGACCGAGCGCGGTAGCTTCCAGCCATACCTCGATGGACGGCATGCCTTGCACGGCATTGGTCAGAGCGGTGGCGATATCGATGCCGCGCGTGCCGGCTTGCTGTTTCTCGGAGCCAAAGAACATGTGCGTTTGCTTCACCAACTGCCCGCCGAGGTGGTCGGCGTCGTCAAGCAGGAGCACACTAGCCCCGCCTGCGGATGCGGCTAACGCCGCGTTAAGCCCCGCCGGCCCGCCACCGATCACACAAATGTCTACCGTCTTCACGCGAGTGTCCCCCTCCCCTGCTGCTCTTTCACAACCATGCCTGCCTTGAGCTTCGTCACGCAGACGCGTACGTTCGGGACGCCGTCAACCATCATCAGGCAGGAGCTGCAGGTGCCTATGGCACAAAAAAAGCCGCGCGGACGGTGCAGAACGGCACTCCTGCTCAGCACCTTGACTCCGGCTGCGTGTAACGCCGCCGCGATTGTCTCACCCTCGTGCCCAGTGAGTTCCTGCCCCTCGTAGATGAACTTAATTTG
The sequence above is a segment of the Selenomonadales bacterium genome. Coding sequences within it:
- a CDS encoding FAD-dependent oxidoreductase — encoded protein: MKTVDICVIGGGPAGLNAALAASAGGASVLLLDDADHLGGQLVKQTHMFFGSEKQQAGTRGIDIATALTNAVQGMPSIEVWLEATALGLYDDSVLTAECQGEYRKVRAKRFVVATGASEKMLAFKGNDLPGVYGAGAVQTLMNVFGIKPGQRVLMVGAGNIGLIVSYQLLQAGVKVEAIVEGSPYIGGYLVHASKVRRAGVPILTSHTILEAYGQEAVEGAVICQLDSAWQPIKGTEQRLAVDVICLAVGLSPLSDLLWQADCRMVYIPELGGHVAWRDENLRTSLPHIYIAGDVAGIEEASSAMVEGLLAGYAAAKDIGLAPSDVSERLQTAREQLVELRSGPVGEKIRFGLDSIQRGDGNGQSA
- a CDS encoding (2Fe-2S)-binding protein encodes the protein MRIAEHPILNFKRGKQIKFIYEGQELTGHEGETIAAALHAAGVKVLSRSAVLHRPRGFFCAIGTCSSCLMMVDGVPNVRVCVTKLKAGMVVKEQQGRGTLA